A window of the Mus pahari chromosome 1, PAHARI_EIJ_v1.1, whole genome shotgun sequence genome harbors these coding sequences:
- the LOC110318326 gene encoding kallikrein-4, whose amino-acid sequence MMVTAQTPWGWFLGYLILEVTGASASSVSSRIIQGQDCFPHSQPWQVALFSEDGFFCSGVLVHPQWVLSAAHCLQDSYIVGLGLHNLKGSQEPGSRMLEAHLSIQHPNFNDPSFANDLMLIKLNESVMESNTIRSIPVATQCPVPGDTCLVSGWGRLKNGKLPSLLQCVNLSVASEETCRLLYDPVYHLSMFCAGGQDQKDTCNGDSGGPIVCNRSLQGLVSMGQGKCGQPGIPSVYTNLCKFTNWIQTTIQTS is encoded by the exons GAGCCTCCGCCTCAAGTGTCAGCAGCCGGATCATACAAGGCCAGGACTGCTTCCCACACTCGCAACCCTGGCAGGTGGCACTGTTCTCAGAAGACGGTTTTTTCTGCTCAGGCGTCCTGGTGCATCCGCAGTGGGTGCTGTCAGCAGCACATTGCTTACAGGA CTCCTACATCGTGGGACTGGGCCTGCACAACCTGAAAGGCTCCCAAGAGCCTGGCAGCCGGATGTTAGAGGCCCACCTCTCCATCCAACACCCCAACTTCAACGACCCTTCTTTTGCCAACGATCTCATGCTCATCAAGCTAAACGAATCAGTGATGGAGTCTAACACCATCAGGAGCATCCCTGTGGCTACCCAGTGTCCCGTTCCTGGGGATACCTGCCTAGTCTCTGGTTGGGGTCGACTAAAGAATG GGAAACTGCCTAGCCTCCTGCAGTGTGTGAATCTCTCAGTGGCTTCAGAGGAGACTTGCCGGCTGCTGTATGACCCTGTGTACCACCTCAGCATGTTCTGCGCTGGAGGACAGGACCAAAAGGACACGTGCAAT ggggACTCTGGGGGTCCCATAGTGTGCAACAGATCCCTACAAGGGCTCGTGTCTATGGGACAAGGAAAGTGTGGGCAGCCTGGTATACCAAGTGTCTACACCAATCTCTGCAAGTTCACTAACTGGATCCAGACCACCATTCAGACAAGCTAG